The proteins below come from a single Pseudomonas sp. MYb118 genomic window:
- a CDS encoding ABC transporter substrate-binding protein has translation MSAKTLLLSLACTLGIAAATQAADLQPLLVANQKSSIKVLLEVSGELKNVPYEIQFSEFPAAAPLGEALNAGAVDIGALGDAPYVFALGAGAPIKVVSIAHAEGRYTTAILAPKDSPLNTASDLKGKKIVTTRGSIGHFLAIKALRDVGLKTSDVQFIYLLPSESRILLDNGSADAWSTWDPYTTIATTQHQAKVLVSGEKLLTNHLYFAATSQAIAGKRQQLDDFIARVDRAYRWTNAHPEEYAAAQARVTGLPLEVHVAVAKATRIDPVEIDDQVIAGLQTTADLYQEEGILGKHIDVSQGFDKSFNARRPQLAQASQ, from the coding sequence ATGTCAGCCAAAACCCTGCTGTTGAGCCTCGCCTGCACCCTGGGCATTGCCGCCGCCACCCAGGCCGCCGACCTGCAACCGCTGCTGGTGGCCAATCAGAAATCGTCGATCAAGGTGCTGCTGGAGGTGTCCGGCGAGCTGAAGAACGTACCTTATGAGATCCAGTTCTCCGAGTTCCCCGCCGCCGCGCCACTGGGTGAAGCGCTGAATGCCGGTGCCGTGGACATCGGCGCCCTGGGTGATGCGCCCTACGTGTTCGCCCTGGGAGCCGGCGCACCGATCAAGGTCGTCAGCATCGCGCACGCCGAGGGTCGCTACACCACCGCCATTCTCGCGCCCAAGGACTCGCCGCTGAATACCGCCAGCGACCTGAAGGGCAAGAAGATCGTCACCACCCGTGGCTCCATCGGCCACTTCCTGGCGATCAAGGCCTTGCGTGATGTCGGCCTGAAAACCAGTGACGTGCAGTTCATCTACCTGCTGCCGAGCGAGTCACGGATCCTGCTGGACAACGGCAGTGCCGATGCCTGGTCGACCTGGGATCCCTACACCACCATCGCCACCACTCAGCACCAGGCCAAGGTACTGGTCAGCGGCGAAAAGCTGCTGACCAACCATTTGTACTTCGCCGCCACCAGCCAGGCCATCGCCGGCAAACGCCAGCAACTGGACGACTTCATCGCCCGGGTCGATCGCGCCTATCGCTGGACCAACGCCCACCCCGAGGAGTACGCCGCCGCTCAGGCGCGTGTCACCGGCCTGCCGCTGGAAGTGCACGTGGCCGTGGCCAAGGCCACTCGCATTGACCCTGTAGAGATCGACGACCAGGTCATCGCCGGCCTGCAAACCACCGCCGACCTCTACCAGGAAGAGGGAATTCTGGGCAAACACATTGATGTCTCCCAGGGTTTCGACAAGAGCTTCAACGCCAGACGCCCCCAACTCGCCCAGGCCTCCCAATAA
- a CDS encoding TonB-dependent receptor plug domain-containing protein, whose translation MSTSSPRTKYDYYAAAALSLLAASSQAHAENPEPDKTLSTVVVTGNRGSQPRTITDSPSPIDVISAEQLQASGKVGLKELLARLLPSFNLPAINGGGTSWSVRGVTMRGLSGDQVLVLVNGKRRHNTALINNLARIGTAAVPVNLDLIPVSAIDHIEVLRDGASAQYGSDAIAGVINIILKENDSGGSAETSFGRYGSGDGDTVHQTFNYGLSLPNDGFANLALDSKEQEPFDRSGSATGNLYSLPGFPDSRDQTVDRHGWNPSYGLGREKVTNVSYNLELPLQDDLRFYSFSTASYMETTKVTGNYRPNDIYSLAGDPNTPYPDGVHAQRRNRTKDFQIAAGFKGEVAGWNYDASSTWGEDDSTLNASNTLNPSLGPSSPTSFNLASQIFDQWTNNLDFNRSFDIGLKNPLQTAFGFEYRWEKYQIEPGDYDSYTPGSYVIPTGPFAGRTPLPGLASYNGTSPADAGEISRSNVAGYVDLGLDVTDKWYVGTAARYERYTQDIGSTWSGKFSTRYAFTDAFAVRGTINNGFRAPSLAQTIYASSTFTSGGVVNGQQVSVPVKVLPVDTAEARALGAEKLKPEKSLNYSLGFTYEPTQNYRLTTDLYQIDIRDRIVSTSLLGGTTVSQVLAANGLSPGLYAQYYTNAVDTRTRGIDIINEYRQQLDEYGQVRWSAAYNWNQTKIQKLQDNPAQLAGSGLQLFDRRLQKDLTVATPQSKLILAANWKVTDYNLNLAVTRFGSYVEGDNNPANDRKFSAKWITDIDAAYDLTQHLTVALGANNLFNVYPDKNGIQDWAGGYKYGQFSPFGFGGAYYYTRLAYNF comes from the coding sequence ATGAGCACATCCAGCCCACGAACCAAATATGACTATTACGCAGCCGCCGCCCTTAGCCTGCTGGCTGCGAGCAGTCAGGCCCACGCCGAAAACCCGGAGCCGGACAAGACGCTCAGCACCGTGGTCGTCACGGGTAACCGTGGCAGCCAGCCTCGCACCATCACCGACAGCCCCTCGCCCATCGACGTCATCAGCGCCGAGCAATTGCAGGCCAGCGGCAAGGTCGGCCTCAAGGAACTGCTGGCCCGCCTGCTACCTTCTTTCAACCTGCCAGCGATCAACGGCGGTGGTACGTCCTGGTCGGTGCGCGGCGTGACCATGCGCGGCCTGTCCGGCGATCAGGTCCTGGTGCTGGTCAACGGCAAGCGTCGCCACAATACCGCGCTGATCAACAACCTGGCGCGCATCGGCACCGCCGCCGTGCCAGTCAACCTGGACCTGATACCGGTGTCGGCCATCGACCATATCGAGGTACTGCGTGACGGCGCGTCCGCGCAGTACGGCTCGGACGCCATTGCCGGGGTGATCAACATCATCCTCAAGGAAAACGACAGCGGCGGCAGCGCCGAGACCTCGTTCGGACGCTACGGCAGCGGCGATGGCGACACGGTGCATCAGACGTTCAATTACGGCCTGAGCCTGCCCAACGACGGTTTTGCCAACCTGGCGCTGGACAGCAAGGAGCAGGAACCTTTCGACCGTAGCGGCAGCGCCACGGGCAACCTCTATTCACTACCCGGCTTTCCCGACAGTCGCGACCAGACCGTCGACCGTCATGGCTGGAACCCCAGCTATGGCCTGGGCCGAGAGAAAGTCACCAACGTCAGCTACAACCTCGAACTGCCGTTGCAGGATGACCTGCGGTTCTATTCATTCTCCACGGCCAGCTACATGGAAACCACCAAGGTCACCGGCAACTATCGGCCCAACGATATCTATTCGCTGGCGGGCGACCCGAACACCCCCTACCCCGACGGCGTGCATGCCCAGCGCCGCAACCGCACCAAGGACTTTCAGATTGCCGCCGGTTTCAAGGGTGAGGTCGCGGGCTGGAACTACGACGCCAGTTCGACCTGGGGCGAGGACGACTCGACGCTCAATGCCAGCAATACGCTCAACCCGTCGCTGGGCCCCTCCAGCCCGACGTCGTTCAACCTGGCCTCGCAGATCTTCGATCAGTGGACCAACAACCTCGACTTCAACCGCAGCTTCGACATCGGCCTGAAAAACCCGCTGCAAACTGCCTTCGGCTTTGAGTACCGCTGGGAGAAATACCAGATCGAGCCCGGCGACTACGACTCGTACACCCCCGGCAGCTATGTGATTCCCACAGGGCCATTCGCCGGTCGTACGCCCCTGCCCGGCCTGGCTTCCTACAACGGCACCAGCCCGGCAGATGCGGGTGAAATCAGTCGCAGCAACGTCGCCGGCTACGTCGACCTGGGCCTGGACGTGACAGACAAATGGTACGTCGGCACCGCGGCCCGTTATGAGCGCTACACCCAGGACATCGGCAGCACCTGGAGCGGCAAGTTTTCTACCCGCTACGCCTTTACCGATGCCTTCGCCGTGCGCGGCACGATCAACAACGGCTTTCGCGCACCGTCGCTTGCGCAGACCATTTATGCCTCGTCCACCTTCACCTCCGGGGGGGTGGTCAATGGCCAACAGGTGTCGGTGCCGGTCAAGGTGCTGCCGGTGGACACCGCCGAGGCCCGTGCCCTGGGTGCGGAAAAGCTCAAGCCGGAAAAATCCCTGAACTACAGCCTGGGTTTCACCTATGAGCCGACACAAAACTACCGGTTGACCACCGACCTTTACCAGATCGACATTCGCGATCGCATCGTGTCCACCAGCCTGCTGGGCGGCACCACGGTTTCCCAGGTCCTGGCCGCCAACGGTCTGTCTCCTGGCCTGTATGCCCAGTACTACACCAACGCGGTGGACACCCGAACCCGTGGCATCGACATCATCAACGAATACCGCCAGCAACTGGATGAATACGGGCAGGTGCGCTGGAGCGCGGCGTACAACTGGAACCAGACCAAGATCCAGAAGCTGCAGGACAACCCGGCGCAGTTGGCCGGCTCCGGCTTGCAACTGTTCGACCGGCGCCTGCAAAAGGACCTGACCGTGGCCACACCGCAATCAAAATTGATCCTGGCGGCGAACTGGAAGGTCACGGACTACAACCTCAACCTGGCGGTGACTCGCTTCGGCAGTTACGTCGAGGGTGACAACAACCCGGCCAACGATCGCAAGTTCAGCGCCAAGTGGATCACCGACATTGATGCCGCCTACGACCTGACCCAGCACCTGACCGTGGCGCTGGGGGCCAACAACCTGTTCAACGTGTACCCGGACAAGAACGGTATCCAGGACTGGGCGGGCGGCTACAAGTACGGACAGTTTTCACCGTTCGGGTTTGGTGGGGCGTATTACTACACGCGGTTGGCTTATAACTTCTGA
- a CDS encoding TauD/TfdA dioxygenase family protein, which produces MSAVLHSTDSLSANTLRVTRLEPTIGAEISGIDLRQPLTPALRDELRRLLLEHKVIFFRDQAISTEQQIAFAREFGELYVHPTTEQNDTTQPHAHLIQAQDARTLYGPRVSGRWHTDTSWLLRPTLGAVLRAVDLPEVGGDTLWADTAAVYRALPDDLREEIDDLYVVHDFKSSLDKVGHDYPILAHPLVRTHPETGEDGLFINFSQNPSVIGWPPEKSKQLISRLLQEFSKPEHQVRFKWRENSVAFWDNRSTLHYPVYNYGDYPRRMERVLIAYDDIPHRVKRANAA; this is translated from the coding sequence ATGTCCGCAGTTTTGCACTCCACCGATTCACTCTCCGCCAACACCCTGCGTGTCACCCGCCTGGAACCCACCATCGGTGCGGAAATCAGCGGCATCGACCTGCGCCAGCCGTTGACCCCGGCACTGCGCGATGAATTGCGCCGCCTGCTGCTGGAGCACAAGGTGATTTTCTTTCGCGACCAGGCCATCAGCACCGAACAGCAGATCGCCTTCGCCCGCGAGTTCGGCGAGCTGTACGTTCACCCCACCACCGAGCAGAACGATACGACCCAGCCCCATGCGCACCTGATCCAGGCGCAGGATGCACGCACCCTCTATGGCCCGAGGGTCAGCGGCCGTTGGCACACCGACACCAGTTGGCTGTTGCGCCCGACCCTGGGCGCCGTGTTGCGCGCCGTCGATTTGCCCGAGGTCGGCGGTGATACCTTGTGGGCTGACACGGCGGCGGTCTATCGCGCCTTGCCCGATGACCTGCGCGAAGAGATCGACGATCTGTATGTGGTCCACGACTTCAAGTCGTCACTGGACAAGGTCGGCCATGACTACCCGATTCTCGCCCACCCGCTGGTACGTACACATCCGGAGACCGGCGAGGACGGCCTGTTCATCAACTTCTCGCAAAACCCGTCGGTGATCGGCTGGCCACCGGAGAAGAGCAAGCAGTTGATCAGTCGACTGCTACAGGAATTCAGCAAGCCCGAGCACCAGGTGCGCTTCAAATGGCGCGAAAACTCGGTGGCGTTCTGGGACAACCGTTCGACCCTGCACTACCCGGTCTACAACTATGGCGATTACCCACGCCGCATGGAGCGAGTGCTGATCGCCTATGACGACATTCCGCATCGAGTGAAACGCGCCAACGCGGCCTGA
- a CDS encoding rhodanese-related sulfurtransferase yields MSTVPNRSYADIRKALLAREELALVDVREEAPFAESHPLFAANIPLSKLELEVFSRIPRRSTQVTVYDNGEGLASIAAQRLVELGYSHVSLLEGGLDGWRRAGGELFIDVNVPSKAFGELVESRRHTPSLAAEEVQALLDSDADVVVLDARRFDEYQTMSIPTGISVPGAELVLRARELAPDPSTRIIVNCAGRTRSIIGTQSLINAGIANPVSALRNGTIGWTLAGQQLQHGQSRRFAPTREEHRLLAAADARRVADQAQVNRATLADLQRWQQEPGRSTYLFDVRTPEEFEAGHLPSTRSTPGGQLVQETDHFASVRGARLVLVDDDSVRANMSASWLAQLGWEVHVLDDVEPAHFSEQGTWQAPVPAPRQAEEISVETLAQWLAEGDTQVLDFTSSANYVKRHIPGAWWVLRSQLQQALTRIPAAERYVLTCGSSQLARLAVADVEALTGKTVFLLKGGTASWIAAERPLEDGESRLASPRIDRYRRPYEGTDNPREAMQAYLDWEYGLVEQLARDGTHGFFVI; encoded by the coding sequence ATGAGCACCGTACCGAACCGCTCCTACGCCGACATTCGCAAGGCCCTGCTCGCCCGTGAAGAACTGGCGCTGGTGGACGTTCGCGAAGAAGCGCCTTTCGCCGAATCGCACCCACTGTTCGCGGCCAACATCCCATTGTCGAAACTTGAGCTGGAGGTGTTCTCGCGCATTCCCCGGCGCAGCACCCAGGTGACGGTCTACGACAATGGCGAAGGCCTGGCGAGCATCGCCGCGCAGCGCCTGGTGGAGCTTGGCTACAGCCATGTGAGCCTGCTCGAGGGCGGGCTGGACGGTTGGCGCCGCGCCGGTGGTGAACTGTTCATCGACGTCAATGTGCCGAGCAAGGCCTTTGGCGAACTGGTGGAAAGCCGGCGCCACACGCCCTCCCTGGCCGCCGAAGAGGTACAGGCGCTGCTCGACAGCGACGCCGATGTAGTGGTGCTCGACGCTCGACGCTTCGACGAATACCAGACCATGAGCATTCCCACCGGTATCAGCGTACCGGGGGCGGAACTGGTGCTGCGTGCACGGGAGCTGGCCCCCGACCCTTCCACGCGCATCATCGTCAACTGCGCAGGCCGCACCCGCAGCATCATCGGCACGCAGTCGCTGATCAACGCCGGCATCGCCAACCCGGTGTCGGCGCTGCGCAACGGTACCATCGGCTGGACCCTCGCCGGCCAGCAGTTGCAGCACGGCCAGTCGCGGCGATTCGCGCCGACCCGCGAAGAGCACCGGCTACTGGCCGCCGCCGATGCGCGTCGTGTCGCCGATCAGGCACAGGTCAATCGCGCCACGCTCGCCGACCTGCAACGCTGGCAGCAGGAACCCGGACGCAGCACTTACCTGTTCGACGTGCGCACACCGGAAGAATTCGAGGCCGGGCACCTGCCCTCCACACGTTCCACCCCCGGCGGCCAACTGGTGCAGGAGACCGATCATTTCGCCAGCGTGCGCGGCGCGCGCCTGGTGCTGGTGGACGACGACAGCGTGCGCGCCAACATGTCGGCCTCCTGGCTGGCCCAGCTGGGCTGGGAGGTGCATGTGCTGGACGATGTCGAACCCGCCCATTTCAGCGAACAGGGTACGTGGCAGGCACCGGTGCCCGCGCCGCGTCAGGCTGAGGAAATCAGCGTTGAGACATTGGCGCAATGGCTCGCCGAGGGTGACACCCAGGTGCTTGATTTCACCAGCAGCGCCAACTACGTCAAACGCCACATCCCCGGCGCCTGGTGGGTATTGCGCAGCCAGTTGCAGCAAGCATTGACCCGGATACCGGCCGCAGAGCGTTATGTGCTGACCTGCGGCAGCAGCCAACTGGCGCGTCTGGCCGTGGCCGACGTCGAGGCGTTGACCGGCAAAACGGTGTTCCTGCTCAAGGGCGGAACCGCCAGTTGGATCGCCGCCGAGCGGCCACTGGAGGACGGCGAATCGCGCTTGGCCTCACCCCGCATCGACCGCTACCGCCGCCCTTATGAAGGCACCGACAACCCGCGCGAAGCCATGCAGGCATATCTGGACTGGGAATACGGCCTGGTCGAACAACTGGCCCGCGACGGCACCCATGGCTTTTTCGTGATCTGA
- a CDS encoding cysteine dioxygenase — MTQARHPERLRAFIGALAELIDSHPREGDLLHRGGKLLSQLVSHDDWLPQDFAQPDPERYQQYLLHADSRQRFSVVSFVWGPGQSTPIHDHRVWGLIGMLRGAEYSQGFQRQADGSLVAAGDRVHLRPGQVEAVSPKVGDIHQVSNAFDDQVSISIHVYGANIGAVRRAVYQADGSEKLFISGYSNTLLPNIWDLSKESPAL; from the coding sequence ATGACCCAGGCCCGACACCCGGAGAGACTCAGAGCATTCATAGGTGCCCTGGCGGAATTGATCGACAGCCATCCCCGCGAAGGTGACCTGCTGCACCGTGGCGGCAAACTGCTTAGCCAACTGGTCAGCCATGACGACTGGCTGCCACAGGACTTTGCCCAGCCGGACCCCGAGCGCTACCAGCAATACCTGCTGCACGCCGATTCACGCCAGCGCTTCAGCGTCGTCAGTTTCGTCTGGGGGCCTGGGCAAAGCACGCCGATCCACGACCATCGCGTGTGGGGCTTGATCGGCATGTTGCGCGGAGCGGAATACTCGCAAGGCTTCCAACGCCAGGCTGATGGCTCACTGGTTGCCGCTGGCGATCGTGTCCACCTGCGTCCGGGTCAGGTCGAAGCCGTGTCGCCCAAGGTCGGTGACATCCACCAGGTCAGCAACGCCTTCGACGACCAGGTGTCGATCAGCATTCACGTGTATGGCGCCAACATCGGCGCGGTGCGTCGCGCGGTGTATCAGGCCGACGGCAGCGAGAAGCTGTTCATCTCCGGATATTCCAACACCCTCCTCCCCAACATCTGGGATTTGTCCAAAGAGAGCCCTGCCCTATGA
- a CDS encoding LysR family transcriptional regulator, protein MKIDDIDAFVEVIRCQSISHAAESLQLTQPAITRRVQNFEQALGVELFDRNTKPLKPTPTGTRVYEQCRVILREMDALRELVATDAPPTGLLRLGVPQTIGDVVLLDALKHLRIEYPDLRAQVATGWGSQLVGKIERGELDAAAALFPAGKIFPDNVVGESIGKMELVVVCAKAQLPKRPSKLADVYESGWILNPDGCGFRAGLQRTLSDQGLALRVNLEAFGTELQLGLVADGLGLGLVPRPLLERSAHVDQLAAVPLKDFKPVMDLWLIYPQFLGNLQGPVDAFGNLVAGSLRKIRDAA, encoded by the coding sequence ATGAAAATTGATGATATCGACGCCTTCGTCGAAGTGATTCGCTGTCAGTCCATCAGCCATGCCGCTGAGTCCTTGCAGCTGACTCAGCCAGCGATTACGCGGCGAGTGCAGAACTTTGAGCAGGCCTTGGGTGTGGAGCTGTTCGATCGCAACACCAAGCCGCTCAAGCCGACGCCGACCGGCACCCGGGTGTATGAACAGTGCCGGGTGATCCTGCGCGAGATGGATGCCTTGCGTGAACTGGTCGCCACTGATGCACCGCCCACCGGGCTGCTGCGCCTGGGTGTGCCGCAAACCATTGGTGATGTGGTGTTGCTGGATGCACTCAAACATTTGCGCATCGAATACCCCGACCTGCGTGCCCAGGTGGCCACGGGGTGGGGCAGTCAACTGGTCGGCAAAATCGAGCGCGGTGAGCTGGATGCGGCTGCGGCGTTGTTCCCGGCTGGGAAGATCTTCCCGGACAACGTCGTTGGCGAGTCGATCGGCAAGATGGAACTGGTGGTGGTCTGCGCCAAGGCACAGCTGCCCAAGCGCCCGAGCAAACTGGCGGACGTTTATGAGAGTGGTTGGATTCTCAACCCTGATGGCTGTGGTTTCCGCGCCGGGCTGCAACGCACCCTGTCTGACCAGGGGCTGGCGCTGCGGGTCAATCTGGAAGCCTTTGGCACCGAGTTGCAGTTGGGCCTGGTGGCTGACGGGCTTGGCCTCGGTCTGGTACCGCGGCCATTGTTGGAGCGCAGCGCGCATGTCGATCAGTTGGCAGCCGTGCCACTCAAGGATTTCAAACCGGTAATGGATTTGTGGCTGATCTATCCCCAGTTCCTCGGCAACCTGCAAGGGCCGGTCGATGCCTTCGGCAACCTGGTGGCGGGGTCGTTGCGCAAGATCAGGGATGCGGCGTAA
- a CDS encoding LLM class flavin-dependent oxidoreductase: protein MSVEFIGFIGGHSASETHPRSGPVLQPDYVEKVARAHEQAGFDRALVAFHSNSPDSTLIASHAASVTRNLKFLIAHRPGFAAPTLAARQFATFDVLNGGRTAVHIITGGDDLELRADGSYIGKDERYARTDEYLDVLRQEWTSEKPFDHDGTYYQVEGAYSAVKSPQQPHIPLYFGGSSPAAIEVAGKHADVYALWGETYEQVREVVKQLRAEAAKHGRTLRFSLSLRPILADTEAQAWQRAERILEQATALAEQNGFIRREPPNEGSRRLLAAAAQGSRLDKRLWTGIAGLLGAQGNSTSLVGTPEQVAEALLDYYDLGITTFLIRGFDPLEDAIDYGKRLIPLVRELVAERERLAGEKVA from the coding sequence ATGAGTGTTGAATTCATCGGCTTCATCGGCGGTCATTCAGCTTCGGAAACCCATCCTCGCAGCGGCCCGGTCCTGCAACCCGACTACGTGGAAAAAGTCGCTCGCGCCCATGAGCAAGCCGGATTCGACCGCGCCCTGGTAGCCTTCCATTCCAACAGCCCGGACAGCACATTGATTGCCTCCCATGCAGCCAGCGTAACCAGGAACCTCAAGTTTCTGATTGCCCATCGACCGGGCTTCGCCGCGCCGACGCTGGCGGCACGCCAGTTCGCCACGTTCGATGTGTTGAATGGCGGACGGACCGCCGTGCACATCATTACCGGCGGTGACGACCTGGAGCTGCGTGCTGATGGCAGCTACATCGGCAAGGACGAACGTTACGCGCGGACCGACGAATACCTCGATGTGCTGCGCCAGGAATGGACCAGTGAAAAGCCGTTCGACCATGACGGCACCTATTACCAGGTGGAAGGCGCGTACTCGGCGGTGAAGTCGCCGCAACAGCCGCACATTCCTTTGTACTTTGGCGGGTCCTCGCCTGCCGCCATCGAGGTGGCGGGCAAACATGCGGACGTTTATGCGTTATGGGGCGAAACCTACGAGCAGGTTCGCGAAGTGGTGAAACAGTTGCGCGCCGAAGCCGCCAAACACGGTCGTACCCTTCGTTTCAGCTTGTCGTTGCGTCCGATCCTGGCCGACACCGAAGCGCAGGCCTGGCAACGTGCCGAACGTATCCTCGAGCAAGCCACGGCATTGGCCGAACAGAACGGCTTCATACGCCGTGAACCGCCCAACGAAGGCTCAAGGCGCCTGCTCGCCGCAGCGGCTCAGGGTTCGCGACTGGACAAACGCCTATGGACGGGGATCGCCGGATTGCTCGGTGCGCAGGGCAACTCGACCTCGTTGGTCGGTACGCCGGAGCAGGTGGCAGAAGCGCTGCTCGACTATTACGACCTGGGTATCACCACCTTTTTGATTCGCGGGTTTGATCCGCTTGAAGATGCCATCGACTATGGCAAGCGGCTGATACCGCTGGTGCGTGAGCTGGTGGCCGAGCGTGAGCGGCTGGCGGGGGAAAAGGTGGCCTGA
- a CDS encoding ABC transporter permease, translating to MTEKTFDTASPDSSFSVNKAVRQTDQSNAARLLPNWLFNWRTPDVLLRLLSPIALLVLWELASQAGLIPQRVIAAPSQIGGTLWSMIASGELGKHLLVSLQRALIGLGIGVTIGVVAALISGLSRRGEVVLDSPLQMLRTIPSLALVPLFILWFGIGEFTKIALIVTGTTFPVYMNLFAGIRNIDPKLIEAANTLGLNRRELIWHVILPGALPSFFVGLRYSLGISWLALVFVEQINTTAGIGFLASDARDFMRTDVIVICLLIYSVLGLLIDGLIRTLERFALAWRPTFVRN from the coding sequence ATGACCGAAAAGACCTTCGACACCGCGAGCCCAGACAGCTCGTTTTCCGTCAACAAGGCTGTCCGCCAGACCGATCAATCGAACGCTGCCCGGCTGCTGCCCAACTGGCTCTTCAACTGGCGCACGCCTGACGTGCTGCTGCGCCTGCTCAGTCCCATCGCGCTGTTGGTGTTGTGGGAGCTGGCATCCCAAGCGGGGCTGATTCCGCAGCGGGTGATCGCGGCGCCCTCGCAAATCGGCGGTACGCTGTGGTCCATGATCGCGTCCGGTGAGCTGGGCAAACACTTGTTGGTGTCACTGCAACGGGCGCTGATCGGCCTGGGCATCGGCGTCACCATCGGTGTAGTGGCTGCCCTGATCAGCGGCCTGTCCAGGCGCGGCGAGGTGGTGCTCGATTCGCCGCTGCAAATGCTGCGCACCATTCCGTCGCTGGCGCTGGTGCCGCTGTTCATCCTGTGGTTCGGCATTGGCGAATTTACCAAGATTGCGCTGATCGTCACCGGCACGACCTTTCCGGTGTACATGAACTTGTTCGCGGGCATTCGCAACATCGACCCCAAGCTGATCGAAGCCGCCAATACCCTGGGCCTCAATCGTCGCGAGCTGATCTGGCACGTGATCCTGCCGGGCGCCTTGCCTTCATTTTTCGTCGGCCTGCGTTATTCCCTGGGCATTTCCTGGCTGGCGCTGGTGTTCGTCGAGCAGATCAACACCACCGCCGGCATCGGCTTTTTGGCAAGCGATGCGCGGGACTTCATGCGTACCGACGTCATCGTGATCTGCCTGCTGATCTACAGCGTTCTCGGCTTGTTGATCGATGGCCTGATCCGCACGCTGGAGCGTTTCGCCCTGGCCTGGCGCCCAACTTTCGTGAGGAACTGA